A single genomic interval of Rhea pennata isolate bPtePen1 chromosome 5, bPtePen1.pri, whole genome shotgun sequence harbors:
- the SRP14 gene encoding signal recognition particle 14 kDa protein codes for MVLLESEQFLTELTRLFQKCRTSGSVFITLKKYDGRTKPVPRKGHVESFEPADNKCLLRATDGKKKISTVVSSKEVNKFQMAYSNLLRANMDGLKKKDKKSKNKKSKATQ; via the exons ATGGTGCTGCTGGAGAGCGAGCAG TTCCTCACAGAGCTTACAAGACTCTTTCAGAAGTGCAGAACTTCGGGCAGTGTTTTCATAACACTGAAGAAAT ATGACGGTCGAACAAAACCAGTCCCACGTAAAGGCCATGTAGAAAGTTTTGAACCAGCAGACAATAAGTGTCTTCTAAGAGCAACtgatggaaagaagaaaattagtaCAGTG GTGAGCTCAAAGGAAGTAAATAAATTCCAGATG GCATACTCAAATTTGCTGAGAGCTAACATGGATGGCTTGaagaagaaagacaagaaaagcaaaaacaagaagAGTAAAGCAACGCAGTGA